TGGTTGGAACAGGCAATCCTGAAAAGCTTAAGGACTGGAAGGAAAAAGAAGGAGGCAATGCGAATATAGGAAGCATAGCAGAATCAGCTTCTTTTGGGGATATCATTGTGCTCGCAGTGAAAGGCAAGGCCGCCAAAGATGTCCTGAAGTCTGCCGAAGCAAAAAATCTCAATGGCAAGGCCATTATAGATGTTACCAACCCGATTGCGGATGCGCCGCCGGAAAACGGTGTGCTTAAATTCTTTACAACCCTTGACAATTCACTGATGGAGCAATTGCAGGCTAATTACCCGAAAGCCAGGTTTGTCAAGGCATTCAACAGCATCGGGAACGCGTTCATGGTTAATCCGGATTTTAATGGGGCAAAGCCATCAATGTTCATCTGTGGCAATGATGAAGCAGCAAAAAAAGAGGTCCATAAAATACTTGACAAATTTGGCTTTGAAGTTGAAGACATGGGCAAGGCTGAAGCAGCGCGTGCAATAGAGCCGCTTTGCATTTTGTGGTGCATACCGGGGTTCCTGAACAACAGTTGGAGCCACGCCTTCAAGCTGCTTAAGAAATAAGTAAGGTTTAGCCGAAAAGCTTCCGGAGCTCGGTAATCTCTTCTTTTATAATGTCAAACCCGCTTTGCCAGAATTTCTCATCCTCAGGATTTATGCCAAATGGCTTAAGCATGCCAGCAGCTGATTTTGAGCCTCCATCTGCGAGCAGGCTTGCGTATTTGTCAATGAAGCTTTTGCCTTGCTTCTTGTACATGCTGTAAAGGGCCAGCACCATCAGATTGCCCCATGCATAGGCATAGCAATAGAATGGAGTGTGGTAGATGTGAGGTATGTATCTCCACTCATTCCTGAAAATGCCAGGCAGTTGCATGCTGCCGAACTGCTCCTTGAGAAGGCTGAGGTAATATGCGTCCAGTTCCTCCTTTCGCAGCCCGTCCCGTATCTTGCCGTGCGCAAATTGCTCGAAAATGACAAAATAAGCCTGGCGCGTGATTGACGCATATTGCTGGTCCAGCAGCTTGATGAGGATGGCCTTCTTTACTTCAGGGTCCTTTGCTTCGTCCAATAGCCTTGATGCCAAAACCATTTCGCCGAAGATTGACGCGGTTTCCGCCATTGGAAGCGAGGTATGGTAATTGGCATAGTTTTGCTTCATAGCAAGCACATCATGGATTCCGTGCCCAAATTCATGCATCATTGTGAAAACATCCCTGAGCTTGTCCGTGTGGTTAAGCATGATGTATGGCAAAATTGTATTGCTCGGCCCCCAGCAAAATGCGCCGCCGCGCTTATTTGGGCAGGGATGTGAATGCACATGGCTTGCCTGGAAAATCCGTGATGCGGCCTGGTAAAATCTCCTGTCGAATTTATTATAGGTGTCCAGGACAATTTTTTTGCTTGCTTCATAGGGAAAGCTGTCTTTTTCCTTTGTC
This genomic stretch from Candidatus Woesearchaeota archaeon harbors:
- a CDS encoding NAD(P)-binding domain-containing protein, with the protein product MKIGVLGSGIVGQTLASGFIKHGYDVMVGTGNPEKLKDWKEKEGGNANIGSIAESASFGDIIVLAVKGKAAKDVLKSAEAKNLNGKAIIDVTNPIADAPPENGVLKFFTTLDNSLMEQLQANYPKARFVKAFNSIGNAFMVNPDFNGAKPSMFICGNDEAAKKEVHKILDKFGFEVEDMGKAEAARAIEPLCILWCIPGFLNNSWSHAFKLLKK